The following DNA comes from Brassica oleracea var. oleracea cultivar TO1000 chromosome C5, BOL, whole genome shotgun sequence.
TGAAAACCATCTCTGAACCGTTGCAAGCCGTCTGTGACCTTTCTCTTCCTCTAAAAACACTCTTGTTAGCAAATCATCCCTGAGAACCTTGAGCTCTTGCGTTGACACCTGCAGAGTTTCCACGTTTTCGTCGAGTTTGTTATGTATGTGATTTGCGTTCTCGGTCAAACAACGGCCAACTTGGTTCAGTGTTTGATCACACGACACTGATACTGAAGCACAACCTCCCATCGTGGACACACACACCTTCACAGATCAAACTCAAGTTACTCAACTAAAAATAGTGTAAACTTTAGAATTTTGAAAGGAACAAAAACCAGAACTTTGTAAGCTACCGTTGACTTTGACAAAAATAAAGAGTGACCGTTGACAAAAGGATGGGCCTTGTTACTGGTTGATCCACTGGACAGCCCAATATGAGATCAGGCCCCAAAGTGTAAAACCCTAAACCCCTCTTTTCTACCATTTTAGCTCTCTCTGCTCCTCCTCACCAGGTTTTGGATTTATTCTGTTTCGTCCTCAGCTCGCTTTCTCTTCATTTACACTCTGTAAATCTCTCATCCTCAAACCCTAGTTTTGAACTGTCTGTGATCTTCTCAAAAGTTTTAATTTTTTTCTTACTGGGTCCAGTGAAATGCATATCATTTCCTTCAAATCCGACCTAAGTTTTTTTTTTTGTTCTTCTTCTGATTCTGTCTTCTCTGTGTGTTTTGTCTTTTCAGCAGCAGATCACAGTGTGTCGGTGATATTTCCCCAGGAGGAGAAATGTTTGCTCTTTCCAAGGTTGTAAGAAGGTTTGTTTCCAAACTTTAAAAAAGTTCTTCAGATGCGCCATTGAATGTTGGTATACATAGTTTAAAATGTTCTATTATGTAGTAATGTTTTCAGAAGCCAGAGTCTTCGACTAGGAGTTTGCAATGCTGTGTACTACTCTAAGCTAGAGGTTCCATTGGTTGAAAGGAACGGTTCTGTTGAATCAAACGCTTTGATACACGATAAACACGAAGCTTTCTCTAGCTCTTACGAGCTCCCATGGAGCTACTCTACCGGAAGACGCTCATTTTCCTCTGACGCTGGTGCTAGAAGTTCCGGGGAGGAAGATGAGATCGAAAGCCTTGGAACTCCAGACGATACTAGTGGTGATAGAGAAGATGGGCTTCAGTCTGAGGAGGAGCTGTCCTGTGACGAAGCTGACATTGAAGGAGCAGAGCTGGAACTACTCTCTGAGGCTGTTAAAACACCGGGAAGCAAGAGATCGTCAGAGCTGTTTAAGGCCATTGTCTCTGTCTCAGGTCTCTCTGTAGCCTCTGCGCTTGATAAATGGGTTGGAGATGGAAAAGAGATCAACCGCACAGAGATTGCAAATGCCATGTTGCAGCTCCGTAGGCGTCGGATGTATGGGAGAGCACTGCAGGTACATATTAATCTTTCTGTTTCAGTCTCTAGACTTCAAGCTCGCTAAGTGTTATTCCTTCTCTTCTTGTTACTATAGTTAGCAGAATGGCTTGAAGAACATAAGCAATATGAATTGGAAGAGAGAGACTATGCATCTCGGCTTGATCTGATCGCCAAGGTGCGTGGTCTGTACAAAGGAGAGCTTTATCTCGAAAGAATCCCTGAATCTTTCAGAGGGGAACTGGTCTACCGCACCCTCCTGGCGAACTACGCATCAACAAGCAACGTGAGGAAAGCAGAAGCCGTTTTCAACAAAATGAAGGACTTGGGGTTCCCTCGGACATCATACGCTTGTGACCAGATGCTCATGCTTTACAAGAGGGTCGACAAGAAGAAGATAGCCGATATGTTATCGATGATGGAGAAGGAAAACCTGAAGCCGACTCTCTACACCTACAAGATCCTCATCGACGCCAAAGGAGCGTCGAATGACATTAGTGGGATGGAAGAGATTGTGGAGACGATGAAAAGCGAAGGCGTTGAAGTCGATCTACGTGCGAAGTCTATAGTTGCAAGACACTATGCATCAGCTGGGCTTAAGGAGAAGGCTGAGAAAGTGCTGAAGGAGATGGAAGGCGAGAGTTTGCTGGCTAATCGTTATGTGTGCAAGGATTTGCTTTCCATCTATGGCTCTCTCCAGAGGGCGGATGAGGTGAGCAGAATCTGGAAGATCTGCGAAGCTAACAACCCTTTTTATAAAGAGTCCCTTGCTGCTATCCTAGCGTTTG
Coding sequences within:
- the LOC106295408 gene encoding pentatricopeptide repeat-containing protein At1g15480, mitochondrial isoform X2, whose amino-acid sequence is MFALSKVVRRSQSLRLGVCNAVYYSKLEVPLVERNGSVESNALIHDKHEAFSSSYELPWSYSTGRRSFSSDAGARSSGEEDEIESLGTPDDTSGDREDGLQSEEELSCDEADIEGAELELLSEAVKTPGSKRSSELFKAIVSVSGLSVASALDKWVGDGKEINRTEIANAMLQLRRRRMYGRALQLAEWLEEHKQYELEERDYASRLDLIAKVRGLYKGELYLERIPESFRGELVYRTLLANYASTSNVRKAEAVFNKMKDLGFPRTSYACDQMLMLYKRVDKKKIADMLSMMEKENLKPTLYTYKILIDAKGASNDISGMEEIVETMKSEGVEVDLRAKSIVARHYASAGLKEKAEKVLKEMEGESLLANRYVCKDLLSIYGSLQRADEVSRIWKICEANNPFYKESLAAILAFGKINKVKEAEAVFEKSVKMGHRVSSGMYSVLLRVYVDHKMVSEGKDLVKRMVDSGCNIGALTWDALIRLYVEAGEVEKADASLSKATQLKQIKPLMSSFMYVMDEYARKGDVHNTEKIFHWMRQSGYHSRFRQFQSLIRAYVNAKAPAYGMKDRMKADNVFPNRGLAVLLANADPFKKTPLSDLLD
- the LOC106295408 gene encoding pentatricopeptide repeat-containing protein At1g15480, mitochondrial isoform X1, encoding MFALSKVVRSNVFRSQSLRLGVCNAVYYSKLEVPLVERNGSVESNALIHDKHEAFSSSYELPWSYSTGRRSFSSDAGARSSGEEDEIESLGTPDDTSGDREDGLQSEEELSCDEADIEGAELELLSEAVKTPGSKRSSELFKAIVSVSGLSVASALDKWVGDGKEINRTEIANAMLQLRRRRMYGRALQLAEWLEEHKQYELEERDYASRLDLIAKVRGLYKGELYLERIPESFRGELVYRTLLANYASTSNVRKAEAVFNKMKDLGFPRTSYACDQMLMLYKRVDKKKIADMLSMMEKENLKPTLYTYKILIDAKGASNDISGMEEIVETMKSEGVEVDLRAKSIVARHYASAGLKEKAEKVLKEMEGESLLANRYVCKDLLSIYGSLQRADEVSRIWKICEANNPFYKESLAAILAFGKINKVKEAEAVFEKSVKMGHRVSSGMYSVLLRVYVDHKMVSEGKDLVKRMVDSGCNIGALTWDALIRLYVEAGEVEKADASLSKATQLKQIKPLMSSFMYVMDEYARKGDVHNTEKIFHWMRQSGYHSRFRQFQSLIRAYVNAKAPAYGMKDRMKADNVFPNRGLAVLLANADPFKKTPLSDLLD